Genomic segment of Bacteroidota bacterium:
TTATTTACCAATGGAATTCCACCTCCGGTGGTTGGGATGGAAAAACAAAAAATGGTTCGCCGGCAAGCGACGGTGTTTATTATTTCACTGCACGACTCACTGATTATTCTGAAAAAGTATATGATGAAAGTGGATTCATTCATCTCATCAAAGACAATTAAGATCATGTTCACAATCCCAATTTAATCGACCATGAAAAAATTTTACAACACTTTAATTCTTCTTGCGGGTATTTTTCTGGCCGCTGAGATCCCTGCACAGGTGCAAACTTCTACCGGATGTCCAGGCGTTCCCGGTGCATGCGGTTATCATCATACGAATAACAATAATGCAAATCACTCCGGCCCGAACCAAACTCCGCAGGATGGTAATGGTTCTCTCGGAAGTATTTATTCAAATACCGAATGTGGATTGAATTTTACAACTGCATCTCAACGACTCGGACAACGGTTTTCTCCAGCGGGAATTGCTCAACCTGCGCCATTCGTTATCTCCGGAATTCCTGCTTGTGCAACAATTGATAAAGCTTTTTTGTGGGCTGAAGGTTCCGGAAATGGTGCCGCTCAAACAGCAACAGTCAACGGCCCGCTAGGAAGTGCAAATTATCCGATGACGATTTCCGGTGCGGGTCCGGATAAATGCTGGGGCTATGTGGGATCCTATACTTACCGTGCAGATATCTCTGCATCTGTAAACGGAAACGGAACATACAACGTCAGTGGTTTGTGGACAAGTCTCACTTCCGGTTCTGCAAATGATATGGACGGAGCAACACTCATGATCATTTATTCTGATCCTACTCAAACTTACCAGGGAAATATTTACATCAGCGATGGTGCAATCATTATCGGAGGAGGAGCCACTTCTTCTACGCTCACTTATCCTGCAGTTTGCGGAACTGCTTCCAATGTAATTGCATTCGGAGGATTCGGTGATATTCAGATGGCAGTGAATTCTCTTGACCTGAATGGAACACCAGATCCGATAACCTGGAACTGGTGGAATTTCGAACAGGTGAATAGTACACTCGCTGTAGGGCAAACCTCATCACTCTACGACATTTCTACTGGCGGTGATTGTTACAATTTCTGTATCGCCGGATTATATTTTCAAACGAGTTGTAGTACATGTACGCCTTCTGCATCTTCTATTACTGCAACGGGAAGTTCTACTGCAGCAACATGTTCTGCTTGCGATGGAACCGCAACTGTTACACCATCACCGGCAGGATCCTATACTTACTCCTGGACACCCGGTGGACAAACTACGCAAACAGCAACAGGATTATGTCCCGGATCATATACCGTTACTGTTACAGGAACATGTGCAACTGCAACTCAAGTTGTGACTGTCACCAGCAATGGGAATTTATCCGGCAGTGCAGCAGTTACAAATATTCCTTGCGCGAATGGAAATAATGGGTCCATCACTGTTACACCATCCGGAGGAACCGGACCTTATACTTATGCATGGACACCCAACGTAGGAAGTGGCGCAACTGTGGGTGGACTCGCGGCGGGAACGTATACTTGCACAGTCACCGATGCAAACGGGTGCACCTTTAACCAAGTGAGTATGATCACGCAACCTGCGGCTCTCAGTTCAACTTCTTCCAACACATCTCCTGCTTGTAACGGCCAGGCAACAGGAACTGCAAGTGTTACTGTGAGCGGCGGAACACCCGCCTACACGTACTCGTGGTCACCGAGCGGCGGATCGGGCGCGGGCGCAATCAATCTTCCTGCCGGAAATTATTCCGTAACAGTGGTCGATGCGAATGGTTGTGTTATAACACAAACCCTGGCCATTACAGAACCGCCTGCACTCACATTATCCATGACTGCTGTTCCTGCGGGATGCAATGGACAGGGAAGTGCAACAGCAACTGTAGGTGGCGGAACACCCGGTTACACCTACTCCTGGTCATCTGGCGGAACTGCTGCTACAGAACCGAACCTGAATCCCGGAACTTATACCGTTACCATCACAGATGCGAATGGCTGCACGATCATTGATTCTGCTACCATTACCAGTTCAACACCTATCACTATTGCTGCATCACAAACTGATCTCTCCTGTTTCGCTGGCAATAACGGCAGCGCCA
This window contains:
- a CDS encoding gliding motility-associated C-terminal domain-containing protein → MKKFYNTLILLAGIFLAAEIPAQVQTSTGCPGVPGACGYHHTNNNNANHSGPNQTPQDGNGSLGSIYSNTECGLNFTTASQRLGQRFSPAGIAQPAPFVISGIPACATIDKAFLWAEGSGNGAAQTATVNGPLGSANYPMTISGAGPDKCWGYVGSYTYRADISASVNGNGTYNVSGLWTSLTSGSANDMDGATLMIIYSDPTQTYQGNIYISDGAIIIGGGATSSTLTYPAVCGTASNVIAFGGFGDIQMAVNSLDLNGTPDPITWNWWNFEQVNSTLAVGQTSSLYDISTGGDCYNFCIAGLYFQTSCSTCTPSASSITATGSSTAATCSACDGTATVTPSPAGSYTYSWTPGGQTTQTATGLCPGSYTVTVTGTCATATQVVTVTSNGNLSGSAAVTNIPCANGNNGSITVTPSGGTGPYTYAWTPNVGSGATVGGLAAGTYTCTVTDANGCTFNQVSMITQPAALSSTSSNTSPACNGQATGTASVTVSGGTPAYTYSWSPSGGSGAGAINLPAGNYSVTVVDANGCVITQTLAITEPPALTLSMTAVPAGCNGQGSATATVGGGTPGYTYSWSSGGTAATEPNLNPGTYTVTITDANGCTIIDSATITSSTPITIAASQTDLSCFAGNNGSATATPSGGTGPYTYSWSPSGGNAQTANNLAAGQYTCTITDAAGCTATQTFTITSPTALNTTATSVNESCFGQSIGSGTVNVSGGTGPYVYAWTPSGGNAATASNLAAGTYTVTASDANGCIITQTVQVTQPTLLTVAMTPDSSCAGGPVTLNSSGGGGTGPYTYSWSNGANTASTTFNLLASTTLTVIVTDANGCTTTGIASASLLPSPVAAFTVNDINGYFILGSGDLCPTDITNGSVAWSWNFNGTGSSNIQNPCVTLTPGDTGSYCITLTTSNVYGCLDTTNTCIEITNISYFIPNVFTPNADGTNDIFTITNEGMKSLRCEIYNRWGELIYEWDSTSGGWDGKTKNGSLASDGVYYYTAHLVDYTDKIYDESGFLHLIKDKQ